From one Pseudopipra pipra isolate bDixPip1 chromosome 2, bDixPip1.hap1, whole genome shotgun sequence genomic stretch:
- the HEPHL1 gene encoding ferroxidase HEPHL1 isoform X1 has product MFSIVDENFSWYLDENINTFCLEPDTVDKEDEGFQTSNRMHAINGYIYGNLPGLEMCADTSMSWHLFGMGSEIDIHAAYFYGHTFTNRDQRADVVGLFPATFITAEMTPGSPGRWLITCQVNEHLRGGMEALYDVQICQKNLSHPSPISHMRRYYIAAEEVLWNYGPDGYDKFTGQGLNATGSESATYFTQGTDRIGGQYWKVRYVEYTDATFSKKTWSEDMKHLGILGPVIKAEVGDTVLVTFANKARRSYSIMAHGVSFSKLSEGAPYLDGYLKPGAHVKPGETFTYKWRVPENGGPTESDPPCLTYLYYSATDAVKDTNAGLVGPLLVCRKNTLNHDGTQKGIDREFYLLFSIFDENDSWYLNKNIEAFTGDPSKVDENDANFKESNKMHAVNGFLYGNLPGLTMCKNDKVSWHLIGLGSHYDMHGVHFQGNTIDLRGTTRDGLALFPHLSGTALMQPDHVGTFKVVCRTFDHFVGGMKHLYEVSSCHNTTQAQQQYGAMRLYYIAAEEVEWDYASNKSSAPKIYNISSNEESYGHIFLSQAEDLIGSKYKKVVYREYTNGNFTHRKVRTEEEEHLEILGPLLHAEVGDSVLIVFKNKASRPYSISAHGVEEVGCEEQPETPITLPGEINTYRWNVPERSGPGKTDPNCITWVYYSTANFVKDTYSGLIGPLVICRKGTLDERGLRKDIDREFTLLFMVFDENESWYLKANIETYLHKNPDDFNSTENFVEGNSMHAINGKIYNSLLGLTMNEGDKTNWYLIGMGNEVDVHTVHFHAQTFIFKTDKDHRGDVYDLFPGTFQTVELLAENPGTWLLHCHVADHIHAGMETTYTINKSEWKVPSEGGLTTEAYNTTTATNRITEKDDDSKGGNFFGKTLSPGETSLILAVFFFIGLVLLSTALIFFCLVTRQGNRIHYMALHDKSALLTDSL; this is encoded by the exons CGATGAGAATATAAACACCTTCTGCTTAGAACCAGACACAGTGGACAAAGAGGATGAAGGTTTCCAGACCAGCAACCGAATGCATG CTATTAACGGTTATATTTATGGCAATCTCCCCGGCTTGGAGATGTGTGCTGACACTTCCATGTCCTGGCACTTGTTTGGCATGGGAAGCGAGATAGATATCCATGCTGCTTATTTCTACGGCCACACGTTCACTAATAGAGACCAGAGAGCAGATGTCGTCGGCCTGTTCCCAGCAACGTTCATCACAGCGGAGATGActcctgggagccctgggaggTGGCTGATAACGTGCCAGGTTAATGAGCACTTACGAG GTGGCATGGAGGCACTATATGATGTTCAGATCTGCCAAAAAAACCTGTCTCACCCTTCACCAATCAGTCATATGAGAAGATACTATattgctgctgaagaagtgcTCTGGAATTACGGACCTGATGGTTATGATAAATTCACTGGGCAGGGTTTGAATGCCACTGGCAG TGAATCTGCAACTTATTTCACACAAGGGACTGACAGAATAGGAGGACAATATTGGAAAGTTCGCTATGTGGAATACACTGATGCAACATTCAGTAAGAAGACTTGGTCAGAGGACATGAAGCACCTGGGAATACTTG GTCCTGTTATAAAAGCTGAAGTAGGAGATACAGTGCTGGTTACTTTTGCCAACAAAGCCAGAAGAAGCTACAGCATTATGGCCCATGGTGTAAGCTTCAGCAAGCTGTCGGAAGGTGCTCCCTACCTAGATG gCTATCTGAAGCCAGGAGCCCATGTTAAACCAGGTGAAACCTTCACGTACAAATGGAGGGTGCCTGAAAATGGAGGTCCAACAGAGAGTGACCCACCATGCCTGACCTATCTGTACTACTCAGCCACTGATGCCGTCAAGGACACCAACGCCGGCCTCGTGGGGCCTCTGCTGGTGTGTCGGAAGAACACACTGAATCATGATGGGACACAG AAAGGAATCGATAGAGAATTTTACCTCCTCTTTTCAATCTTTGATGAGAATGACAGCTGGTATCTGAACAAGAATATTGAAGCATTTACTGGAGACCCTTCAAAAGTAGATGAAAATGATGCTAATTTCAAGGAATCCAACAAAATGCACG ctgTCAACGGCTTCTTGTATGGTAATCTGCCAGGCCTGACCATGTGCAAGAATGACAAAGTGTCCTGGCACCTCATCGGGCTGGGCAGTCACTATGACATGCACGGGGTTCATTTTCAAGGGAACACCATTGACCTCAGAGGGACAACAAGGGATGGACTGGCCTTGTTTCCTCATTTATCGGGGACAGCACTGATGCAGCCAGATCATGTGG gcacaTTCAAAGTGGTTTGCAGGACTTTTGATCACTTCGTTGGTGGGATGAAACATCTCTACGAGGTCAGCAGCTGCCACAATACCACCCAAGCCCAGCAGCAGTACGGAGCCATGCGGCTTTACTACATTGCTGCGGAGGAGGTTGAGTGGGACTATGCCTCAAATAAGAGCTCAGCACCAAAGATTTACAACATCAGCAGCAATGAGGAAAG ctaTGGGCACATTTTTCTGAGCCAAGCAGAAGATCTGATTGGTTCAAAATACAAGAAGGTGGTTTACAGGGAGTACACAAATGGCAACTTCACACATCGCAAAgtgaggacagaagaggaggaaCACTTGGAAATCCTGG GGCCATTACTCCATGCTGAGGTTGGTGACTCTGTACTGATTGTATTTAAGAACAAAGCCAGCAGACCTTATTCGATAAGTGCACATGGTGTAGAAGAAGTGGGTTGTGAAGAACAGCCTGAGACACCAATTACCCTCCCTG GGGAAATAAACACTTACAGGTGGAATGTCCCAGAACGATCTGGTCCTGGCAAAACAGATCCAAACTGTATCACTTGGGTTTATTATTCAACGGCAAATTTTGTAAAG gaCACATACAGTGGTCTGATTGGGCCTCTTGTAATTTGCAGAAAAGGAACTCTAGATGAAAGAGGTCTAAGGAAAGACATTGATCGCGAATTTACTCTTCTGTTTATGGTGTTTGATGAAAATGAATCCTGGtatttgaaagcaaatattGAAACATACCTTCATAAGAATCCCGATGATTTTAATTCCACTGAGAACTTTGTAGAAGGCAACAGCATGCACG CAATCAATGGAAAGATTTATAACAGTCTCTTGGGTCTAACAATGAATGAAGGTGACAAGACAAACTGGTATTTGATAGGAATGGGCAATGAAGTGGATGTCCATACAGTTCACTTCCATGCACAGACCTTCATCTTCAAG ACAGATAAGGACCACAGAGGAGATGTATATGACCTTTTCCCTGGGACTTTTCAGACAGTTGAACTCTTAGCAGAAAACCCTGGAACATGGCTTCTGCACTGCCACGTAGCTGATCACATCCATGCTGGCATGGAGACAACCTACACCATCAATAAATCAG AGTGGAAAGTTCCATCAGAAGGAGGACTCACAACTGAAGCATACAATACAACTACTGCAACAAATAGAATCACTGAAAAGG ATGATGACAGCAAGGGGGGCAATTTTTTTGGCAAAACTCTGAGTCCTGGAGAAACCAGCCTGATACttgcagttttttttttcattggacTTGTTCTGCTGTCAACGGCATTAATCTTCTTCTGCCTCGTCACCCGTCAAGGAAACAGGATCCATTACATGGCTCTGCATGACAAAAGTGCACTTCTGACAGATTCCTTGTAA